A stretch of the Pseudomonas helvetica genome encodes the following:
- the idi gene encoding isopentenyl-diphosphate Delta-isomerase: MEEKLILVDPGDREIGSAPKLHVHQQGLLHRAFSIFIFDGNGRVLLQQRALGKYHSQGLWTNACCGHPRQGERTRAAAKRRLREEMGLTCKLTPVSTLLYHERVSNQLIEHEYDHVFAGISRTPPIANPEEAHSWQWQKLSEIPGRIAATPEAFSIWFRRIFEQVGPAGVRSWKELAHSHR; this comes from the coding sequence ATGGAAGAAAAATTGATACTTGTTGATCCAGGCGATCGTGAAATCGGCTCTGCACCGAAGTTGCACGTCCATCAACAGGGTCTTTTACACCGAGCATTCTCGATCTTCATTTTCGATGGCAACGGCCGTGTACTGTTGCAACAACGGGCACTGGGCAAATACCACTCTCAAGGCCTGTGGACCAACGCCTGCTGTGGACATCCGCGCCAGGGTGAGCGGACCCGCGCCGCAGCCAAACGCCGGCTGCGCGAAGAAATGGGGCTCACCTGCAAACTGACGCCGGTCTCCACCCTGCTCTACCACGAACGCGTGTCAAACCAGCTCATCGAGCATGAATACGACCACGTGTTCGCCGGTATCAGCCGTACTCCACCGATTGCCAATCCCGAAGAAGCCCACAGCTGGCAATGGCAGAAGCTCTCCGAGATTCCGGGACGCATCGCGGCAACCCCTGAAGCCTTCAGCATCTGGTTTCGTCGGATCTTCGAACAAGTCGGGCCGGCCGGGGTACGCAGCTGGAAAGAACTCGCGCACAGTCACCGCTGA